CAATTGATACAATGACTTTAAGAGGTTGAACATATAAAAGGAAACGATGAGTACCTTTCCGATGCAATTTGATACCCATGGGCAGTGATGATCGAATTGCTCAACACAGCGGTCACATGTAGAGCAGTGTTTTGAGCGTACAGGCCTGACAATCTATTAAAACTAGGCAAATCAGTCCGCTTCAGAAAAATGTTAATTTAAGGGGAAAATAACGGACTGCTtaatgaaaagaaaaaacttACTTTACAAGTTATACATAGTTGAGACCAATTACCATCCAGAAGTTCAGGGTTGTCCAGACCCCTCTTCAACAAAGGTTCCTAGAGGTGCAAAACAAAAGGTGAACATTCCACAGTTAGGACTATGTTATCATTTTTAACTTTGTATGAGTGGCAGTTTAATAATCCAACAGGAGGGAAACATATTGACATGAAGCTACAGTAGGTTTCTAGATCTTTCAATCTTACATCGTCTCTTTGATTTTGTGAATCCCCTATATTCTTGCTAATGTAACCAGGATCTTTCCTGCATAACAAAGAGTATGGTcattccagaaaaaaaaaatcttagctGAGAAGTGAAAGAAGTACGGTGTCGGGTGCTGCATATTTAGATTTACAAGGAAAATAGTGCACAACACATTAAAAGAAAATGAAATTTAGGGTGTTCACAagtaaaagattttttttatagacatgcaagaaaaatgatgcgaggtactaaataaaattggCATTACCACAAAGCCCTGAGATTTGACCAAAATAACATGGCATTTTAGTAAATGAAGCATAAGCTAGAATGCAAACTGATAGGGATCTAGCAAAGAAAAACAATGTTTACTATTACAAACTGCATGGGGCTTAACCACTTAACTCAAGATTAGTCGACCAAAACATACGAAGATCATTACAAGAGATTTTCTTATAGATCAATAGGCAAGGCCTTTCAGGTTTCTTTCTCTGCTTcttaatttttcttttcttgctaGTATTATAATAAGATGTCTACCTGCTGCATCTATAAAACATAACCAGTCCAGCAATTGCAAGAAAAACACCCAACCATGAAAATAACCCAAAAGGTACAGTCATATTTGTGTTGTAGTCTCCTGCATATAAGGAATAAAATAAGTGCCAACATATTATGGAAGATTCAATCATCTGAAATATATCAAAGTAGTAATATACCTAAAATAATTGCATGTATATATACAAATATTAAGACTATAATGATACACCAAAGAAGAGGAGCAAGCCCGATTTTCGATAGTTTCCCAAAATAACCATTCCCACCACATCCTCGTTCGTGTACTCTTCTAGCATTCCCCTGCATCAAATCAAGCCAATCCTTTATGTTTCACAACTGCACTATAAAACATTTTATATTAAGGTCAATAATGGCCATTGTAAGTCCCTAACCAAGCTGGCCTGTATCAGAACATTGGCGAAAGGGATATTCAAAAAATTACAAGAGCAGTTACAAACTACAAAAGGCAGATGAGTACTTTCGGCACTAATGGATTTGAGAAAGAAatcattttctcttttgttaaTGTCAGTACATctccttttttttagaaaaaaacaaaGTTTAATCATCTTGATCTTTCATGCAAAAACAGCAATGCCGTAAATCCATCTTTAACATGCTAAATCCACTAatactgaaaaaaaaattgtataaaatGCTAGGTAAAAGTAATTGTCAAGGAAGAACACATGCAAAATCTGCCGCATTGCAACTAAAATAATCTGCAGCAATGTGTTTCATTTTATGCAACTTAGATTAACAAAGTGTAGACAGTAAGGCAAACACTAATAGACTGTACTAGACAGCAAGGTTTTATAGGTTTACGGCCTTTGGACTCCAGAATCCAGATAAgctaaaaaattataataagtTCTCAAACAAAAGATTATGATAAATAATACTAACAAGGAAAAATGCAATATGTTGATGGTTCTTATCAGCAGCAAGTTGGGCTGGAGTCAATCCAGTCTTATCTTGCACCGTAAGGTCCTCCATTTTGCCAGCTTGAACTAGCACAGTGCATGACTCCAAATTCCCCCGAATAGCAGCCCAATGTAAAGGAGTACAACCTAACGAAAGCATTTACAATGGAAATGAACAACAAGCTGCTGGAAACAAAGGCTCTTTTGACCGGAGATATTGTCATTTTCTATGTAAAGACAGAAATAGTTCTGAATATAATTCAATGCATACCTTCTTTATCTTGTCGCGCCCTATAGGCACCTAAAAACAAAAGGAGACGTATGGTATCTGCAAATCCCTTATACGCAGCCCTAAATGAGGAATGAACATAGATGCATCAGTAGGGACTAGGGAAACTGTGAAGTCAAGTTAGATAATATATCAAGAAGATCACAAATATATAATACCATCAGGCTcatattaaatttaaaaaaataaaaaaggtacAAACCAGTGAAGAGGGCTTCTTCCATCGTTATCAGGGGCATCATGATCAGCATTCCATTTTGCAACAATGTGATACAGAAATGCTGTCTGACCATACTGTGCGGCAATATGTGTGGTCTGCAACATAACAGTAGATTGATTAACGAAACATAAATAATTATACTGATTCTTGTTTTTTGTTCAATTGAAGCTTTTAGGGCCACACCAGAATTATATTACATCTTCTACAAATAATGAAGAACCTAGTATATTAAGGAGTGAACCTGAAGTAATGGTGCCACAAGGATTAGAGGTAAAATTTTGACAAAAACTGCTACATCAGCCACCTTCTTTCCAAAATTTCCCTTGTATGAATTACACTGATATGAATTTAACCACTCCTCACGTACCAACACATCGGACACATCAATAGCGTGCttaatgcaattaaaataatggGAAAATCTGTACATCTTAATTATCCCAGATAGAAAGAAGTTATAAGGTCTAGTAGAGTGATAAGGTTGCATCCTCTTAATCTGTGTTCCACTGAAAAAACTTCACTTATTTTTGTACTAGAGGAAGTGACCATCAGgagaaattatgaaaatatactagacACAAGAGATAGGGTTATAGTGGAACGTGCCCCAGGTGCAAAAGAGAAATCAAACTACAAACCTGGTATCCATATAAATCAGCAGCATCGACCTTAGCTCCTTCTTTCAAAAGTAATTCTGCAACTTGAATATGACCACGCACAGCACTCCAGTGAAGTGCTGTTTGCCCTGTGTGGTCTATAGCATTTACATCCGCTCCATGCTGTCCAAATTAAAAGCTCAGAATCATCAACCACCAAAACTTacccaaaaggaaaaaaaataaacaggCTGTAGAGAAGAAAACAAAACATATGGTCAAGGAATAAGGACATAACTACCTTGTACAACACAGGACACTAATCAGAACAATGACGTCAAAAGAGGCAATTTTTAGCATTGCTAATAATTATGGGAGGGACCAAACATTAGTACATTACTAGTAATTATGTGAGGGACTTGAATAGTTATGAAGATGACCATTACATCAACCCAACCAGAGATTCCGGTTCAATTGGAGAATGTCTTACAGAAACTGAACTAAACGACAACGCAAGGCAAATGCTCATTTCACCTTTAACTTTAGCCTAACAGACTCAAACACACCCTTGGGCCCTACATGTAGATGGAGACTGTATCCACCATCCAGCATCTTCCAAACTGCATTGTAACAACAACAGGGTGCAGAAGGCCTCTAATCCTCTATAAGTGCAGAACCAAAATGTTGTTGCCAACACAGTTAAAACAACACGCCACGCTGAAATTCATACATAAAACATGTGCAGTCCTCAGTGATACCCTGGGTCAGAAGTTCAGAACTCCCAATGACAACTACTCAGTAAACCAACGCCTACAAGCTTGAACTCAGGTGAGCAACTCTCATTGGAGCAGGAGGCGCCACACATACAATTAAGACAGAAGAACGTGCAGGTAGCTTAGCTGCACATTCCTCGCAAACTTTCACCACCAACAGGCGATCGCCATTATCAGCAGCTAAGCCCAACAGCCTACCGCGTCAGGCGCCGAGGAGAATGGTGGGGAACCAGACCTCGAGAATGTActggacggcggcgacgcggttGTTGAGCGCGGCCCACTGCAGCGCGTGGTACCCGAGCGCGTCGGGCTCGGCGACGGAGCGGCCCTCGAGCTCGACGAGGCGGTGCAGCTTCTCGAGGTCCCCGTACGCCGCGCCCGTGTACACGTCGTCCTtgagcgcctcctcctccccttcctgCCCCGCccccgacgcggcggccggtTCCGCcacgcccccggcggcggcggcggcggcggagacggccGCGGTGTCGTCGACCACCTCGATCTCCGACGACGCCATGGAGGATCGGGCGGCCCCGCGGCTCGCGGGATTTGGTCGGGAGGACGCGGAGGTGGCGATTCGCAAACAAGGGACCTGCTCGACGCGCGGTCGCTTTGActcggtttttttttttgcgttctttttgtatttttctttttggacGAAATTTGCAGGCcggtttatttcaaaaaaacatTGCAGGTCGGCGCGTCATTTTCAGTATCCTCTTTATTCTTCACAGCGATTTCGAGTTTTgaaagtattttttttattctgaTGTGAGTTTTGGCAAATCGTAAATAAGCTAGTTTGAAATAATCCCTTTAAAGGTATTTTTCCTTTGAAATAGCTAGCCCAATGTCGCGCGCCTCGACGGAAATGTAATTGCAAGTGTATGAGTTGATAAATAGTTCACGTGCGCCATTGACTATGGCTACAAACTATGGATGCAACTTTTACGGTCTGTTTGGACGACGGTGGATATCATAAAATTGTTACTATTTATTCACATTTGTTTCAAATTCTAAGAACTCACATTTCCAAACAGGACGCGACACACATTTTCGTAGCGAGGTTTTTCATTTATTTAATAACAAATTACTGTATAGTTATGAGTAGTGTTTTTTCCATAAGATAGTGAGCTTGATCTGGAGACAATTAGTTGCTCGCTCCGTCCTCCGTGAAATGTAAGACATTTTGCTTTATTAAGTTAAAGTAATTTAAATTTAACagaaaaaattgaagaaaaaattTAACAAAATTCATAAATAAGAATATTAGCATCTAACACATCAAGCAAGCAAATTATGGAAATATATTGGGCCATTTGCAAACTGCCCTTGTTTTGAGGTCCAATTTCACGTTTGCCtctatttttttaactttgcatcAACTGGAAGACTAAAAGCAGAGGCAAATATGTAAAGTTAAAAAAACAAGAATAAACGTGTAGTTGGACTTCAAAACAAGGGCAATCTTGCAATTTTCccaaatatatttctatttcaTAATGTGGTCGGGCGGGTGTCCGTATAATACATGTTTAAAGAGGCCCATTATGCATTTAAACAAGACCCACATTACACATTCAAACAGTTTATAGAACCGAGCTTCCATTTGACGTTTTGAAAAAGGAGTAAAAAAATAGCATTTTTAGGCAAAGAACATTCTAATCAATGTCAAGGAAATAATTGATTGAGATTAATCAACATCACCAATACATCTCTTCGAATTTTAAAGTTTTCCGATGTTTCAATGTCCCGGAGGGGCTGATGACTTATGACGATGTACTCAGTTACTCGAAGGCTAGAGGCGAATTTTATGGGATCAAAACATGGTTGGAACCTGGAACTAGAAAGACACCAagcgagagaaaaaaaaaggaaaccacGTACATAACGGGGTTCATCAACTCGAGGAGCAAACCATATGCCATAGATGCTGTATTAGCTGACATGCTGCTCTCCCCGCTGCAAAACTATGGCGTTCATCGCGCAACTCCAGCCAGTTAGAGCCACCTGAAGAGGATGCCACCATGAGTGGCGAAGAAGGGGGCGAAAACAAGGGACTCCACTGccatgagcttgatgaggatgTTGAGGGAGGGGCCAGATGTGTCCTTGAGGGGATCACCAATGGTGTCACCAATGACGGCCGCCTTGTGAGGGTCAGAGCCTTTCGGGCCAAGGGTCCTGGCGTGCTCCGAAGCTCCAGCCTGAACAAACCAAAGATCAAAAAGTTTATAGTAAAGACACTTCTTTAAGAAGATTTTTTTTACATAAATTATGATAGAAGAAATGCAGATTCGGATAGAAGAAATGGTTCACTAAATTAAATTCTGTGTGATTTTACCTCAATGTACTTCTTGGCATTGTCCCAGGCACCACCAGTGTTGGATGCAGAGATGGCAATCTGAAAAGGTGAAATGGAGTAAGGAAAAACTCGATGCAACTAGCTTGCCAAAATTTGAGACTTGACAGGAGCTCCCACCAACCTGAACACCAGAGACGAGAGCACCAGCAAGGACTCCGGAGAGGGTCTCAACCCCAAACAAAATCCCAACAATCAATGGGGTGAGCATAACAAGAGCCCCTGGGGGGATCATCTCCTTGATGGATGCATCAGTGGAGATCTTCACACAGGTTGCATAATCCGGCTTTGTAGTGCCCTCCATGAGCCCAGGGATGGTGTTGAACTGCCGGCGAACTTCCTCCACCATCTTCAGTGCAGCACTGCCTACACTCTTCATGGTCATTGCTGAGAACCAGTATGGGAGCATAGCACCAACAATAAGTCCAATGAATACTTTAGGAGTCAGAACATCAACAGTGGAAATAGCAGCCCGGCTCACAAAGGCACCGAAGAGTGCAAGAGACACCAAGGCTGCAGAGCCAATGGCAAAACCCTGCGAATACAAAACCATGAGATCTTTTTTCTAGGACAAGCTAATTGCACTGAAGGTAGTATAAAACGATCTAAACAGAAAACACTGCACTTTCCAGGGGTGTTCAAGCTCTTAAACCAAAGCACGTGCAATAAATGGAAAATGAAAACAGAAAGAAAACTCTACCTTTCCAATTGCAGCAGTGGTGTTCCCTGCAGCATCTAGGGCATCAGTTCTCTCACGAATTCTATGGCTCATGCCAGCCATTTCAGCTATTCCTCCAGCATTGTCACTGATTGGGCCGTAGGCATCAATAGCAAGACCTGTGGCAATGGTGCTCAGCATTCCAAGAGCAGCCACAGCGACACCATACATAGCAGCAAGGCTGAAGCTGAGGAAGATGCTAAAAGCAATAGCAAAAATAGGGATAATGACTGATTTGTATCCCAAAGCAAGCCCAAAAATGACATTCGTGGCAGCTCCAGTTCTGCAGGAATCAGCAACATCTTGTACAGGGCTGAAATGAAAAACAACAAAAATGTCATACATTGAAGCAGAGAAGAAAGGGTACCACTATACTCACTGGCAAGAAAGAATCTCAGATACCTGTAGGCGTTGCTTGTGTAGTACTCGGTAACGAAACCAATGATTAGGCCAGCCCAGAGACCAACAGCCACGCACAAGAACAGTTGCCTGATAAATTTCAATTAAAATGAGATCGAAATATAGAGTTTCTCGGTAGCCCTATCACAAATGAACAGTTGCCTGATAAACTTAAAAGCAGACTGAGATTATAATATGAAgttaatactaaataaaattgcaATTCAATGGCCAATGCAAAAGTTGCATACCAGCTATGCACTGTCTTCTGGACTCCAAAGTTAAAAATGGTGAAGGTGTATGGAAGGCCTAGCCAACTGATAAGTGCAATGCCAATGGTCATCACAACAGTGGAAATTATAAGTTGTTTCTTCAGAGCAGGCTCTATTTCATTCACAGCCTTTATCTCAAAGAAATCAGTTGCAAACAGTGTTGTTATGAGACATGCTACAATACCCACAGAGCTGACGAGAAGAGGGTACACCATAGGAGTAAATTCATGGTTGATTCCAAAAGATGAGATAGAGGCCACAACAAGAGCAGCACATGACGATTCAGCATATGAGCCAAAGAGATCTGATCCCATCCCAGCAATGTCTCCGACATTATCACCAACATTGTCTGCAATGACCTGCATGTACAACAAGATATCATTCTTACACAATTATACCACAGTTAGCTGCCAACCTATTCCCATGGCAAGCAAAATGCAGTCAGTGTGGAAAGATAACATTTTCAGAACTTGAGTGAAAAAATTCTTACAGCTGGGTTTCTCGGATCATCCTCAGGAATGTTCCTTTCTACCTTCCCGACAAGATCAGCGCCAACATCAGCAGCCTTAGTATAAATACCACCACCAACACGGCCAAAAAGAGCCATAGAAGAACCACCAAGACCATAGCCAGTAATAGCCTCAAATAGACCTTCCCAGTCATCGCCATAATAGATTCCAAACAAATTGATAGCAATGTAAAGAACCAAAAGACCGCTGGCAGCAAGAAGGAAGCCCATAACAGCACCAGATCGGAAGGCAGTAATAAATGCCTTCCCAACACCCTTTCTGGCCTCCAAAGTTGTCCGGGCATTTGCATAAGTTGCGATCTTCATTCCAAGAAAGCCAGACACCAGTGAGGTGACTGCACCAAGCACAAACGCTATAGTACTGAAGATGGCATTCGCAAGAGCAGGCTTGCAAGTTCTGTCCTTGCTATAGTGGCATGGCTGACTCCTTGTGCTGAATCCTTCAACGGACCCAAGGAAGAGGAATATAAGGATTGCAAAGATGCCCATGAATAATCCAACATACTTGTATTCAGTGAAAAGGAAAGATGTTGCTCCTGTTCATAACAATGTAAGAAACAGGATGCCAAGTGATTTTAGTAGTTGCAGACAATGTATCCATGCTTGTCAAATAAAAACTTGAAATGAGTAAAGAGTGCCGCAACAAGGATATTGACTCTAAAGTACCAATAAATTTGAGGGTGATGATATTAAATGGCAAACACCTCTAAAATAAGGAATGTTTGAGGATTTGCCACCACATTCTGTGCTTGAGGATTGCCACTCAATCACCACATCCAGCGATACAATGGAGTGAAAAATCTTGGAATGGCAAATCCTCAACTTCTATGTGCATGAATATATTCACTAGAGAAAACTCGATGCATGCAAAGTAAAGAGGAAGATAAATGTTATTCAAAACAGTTCTGGCATACAGGCACAGTTATTGAGGTACACCATATTTCCCTATTATTAACAAAAAAATATGCTGAAATTGACGTACTTTTGTTAGCCATCTTGAAAAAAAATCGAAATAAGATTCTGGCGATAGCTACTAACAGTTTTCCACTTCTAATGTTGTCAGAGTCAGAAACAGCACAAGGAAACGAGTCAACATCAAACCAATTGGAACACAGAACTACAGACAAATGGTAAATAGTGACAGCAGCCTAATCTGGAACTGATTTAAATGAAAGTCATGAGGTCCAATGAAAACTTATCCATCAAGGCTATCCGGCAACTACAACATGGCGCAGCCAATTGGCACTGCAATGGGAACCAACCAAATCTAATCCACCAAACTTTACAGAATGTTCAGACAAACTCAGCCTACTTAAAGGAACTCTAAGAAGTATAGGCAGTGATTAGTGAATGCCAAAACAGTTCCAGTAGTATACAGACAAAATAGCTCAAGTAAGTTTTACTGCAACAGCAACAGAAACAGAAACAGCATCAGCATGGCTTGTTTCTGGCCCACGGTGGCATCATGTAAACAAAAAACCACAAATAATCACCTTCACAGAAACATCACAATTGCTCTATACAATATCTAGCCCATAGATCACCAGAGATTATTATGGAATATCATCTTATCCTTAATTAAGAAAAATAGATAATGCATGTTCCTAACAACACCAACAAATAGTTCTGAAATGGTACAGGAACCCACTACAAGCCAAGCTACATAATATGCCGGCATCAGCTGACTGCATGTCTGCATCAGTACTTTCCAGCACATGTGCATCATGCAAGGATTGCAATGAAATATGAAACTACTAAAGGCAGTGGAATGTGGTTCCCACGAGATGGAGTCTGGACCGACTACAGTTAATATCAGCTGCAGTGAAGACTGAGTAGTGAGGACCACGTGCAGCAAGAACTTATATTTTTATCAGTAACCCCACTTCTGGGCTTAATTAGAGACTCAGACTGCAAGAACTTACCCCTTTATCTGTTACTATCTCCAACCCTACAGacagcttctgaccaattcgACTATATTATTACCACCAATTTTGACCAAAAGCCCACACATTCCCAAAATATACCTCGAAAGAAGTATCTAGTTGGACTAGAATTAGCTGGGTTTCAGTGGATTAGGGCTTAACTGACAACACTTAGAGCACAGTAAACTAATGCTTAGTATAATCCCTGCTGCATAAAGTAGCAGCAACAAATAGTTTAATGACTTGCCTAGATCCAACAAGCCTGGAGCACTGATGCAATATACAAATCACCCATACATGAAGCCAGAAAAATTACTTGAATAAttttggttaactaagctttttaatcttatttttcggttaaacaagatgccggaagaatggaggagaagtatattagtacctatcttcaaaaacaagggcgatgttcaaagttgtactaactaccgtgggattaagctgatgagccatacgatgaagctttgggagagggttatcgagcatcgcctaagaagagggacaagtgtgacccaaaatcaatttggattcatgtctggaaggtcaaccatggaggcgattttcttaatacgacaattgatggagagatatagggagcagaagaaggacttgcacatggtcttcattgaccttgagaaggcatatgacaaagtaccgagaaatgtcatgtggtgggctttggagaagcacaaagtcccaactaagtacattaccctcattaaggatatgtacaaggatgcgacgacgtttgtccggacatgtgatggcaacaccactgactttcctattaacataggcctacatcaggggtcagcattgagcccttatttatttgctttagtgatggatgaggtcacaagggatatacaaggtgagatcccttggtgt
This window of the Panicum virgatum strain AP13 chromosome 1K, P.virgatum_v5, whole genome shotgun sequence genome carries:
- the LOC120675890 gene encoding protein S-acyltransferase 24-like, coding for MASSEIEVVDDTAAVSAAAAAAGGVAEPAAASGAGQEGEEEALKDDVYTGAAYGDLEKLHRLVELEGRSVAEPDALGYHALQWAALNNRVAAVQYILEHGADVNAIDHTGQTALHWSAVRGHIQVAELLLKEGAKVDAADLYGYQTTHIAAQYGQTAFLYHIVAKWNADHDAPDNDGRSPLHWAAYKGFADTIRLLLFLGAYRARQDKEGCTPLHWAAIRGNLESCTVLVQAGKMEDLTVQDKTGLTPAQLAADKNHQHIAFFLGNARRVHERGCGGNGYFGKLSKIGLAPLLWCIIIVLIFVYIHAIILGDYNTNMTVPFGLFSWLGVFLAIAGLVMFYRCSRKDPGYISKNIGDSQNQRDDEPLLKRGLDNPELLDGNWSQLCITCKIVRPVRSKHCSTCDRCVEQFDHHCPWVSNCIGKRNKWEFFMFLLLEVSAMIITGVTAIIRSVQDPGSPASFSGWLGYTAINHSWVVSFVIMDLLLFFGVIALTVIQASQISRNITTNEMANAMRYSYLRGPGGRFRNPYDHGVRKNCSDFFLKGYNEDIERVVQAVQLDEEMGPIQTRSAVLQSGESTPLHVNGIDHSSNDSQANSKSHRQSSAKCCNPSKKSERIPLGLGLGLGRNNPSSCYVRSLLPL
- the LOC120676010 gene encoding pyrophosphate-energized vacuolar membrane proton pump-like: MAAAAILPELATQVLIPVAAAVGIAFAVLQWALVSKVRLTPERRADGGAAAKAGPADYLIEEEEGLNDHNVVVRCAEIQSAISEGATSFLFTEYKYVGLFMGIFAILIFLFLGSVEGFSTRSQPCHYSKDRTCKPALANAIFSTIAFVLGAVTSLVSGFLGMKIATYANARTTLEARKGVGKAFITAFRSGAVMGFLLAASGLLVLYIAINLFGIYYGDDWEGLFEAITGYGLGGSSMALFGRVGGGIYTKAADVGADLVGKVERNIPEDDPRNPAVIADNVGDNVGDIAGMGSDLFGSYAESSCAALVVASISSFGINHEFTPMVYPLLVSSVGIVACLITTLFATDFFEIKAVNEIEPALKKQLIISTVVMTIGIALISWLGLPYTFTIFNFGVQKTVHSWQLFLCVAVGLWAGLIIGFVTEYYTSNAYSPVQDVADSCRTGAATNVIFGLALGYKSVIIPIFAIAFSIFLSFSLAAMYGVAVAALGMLSTIATGLAIDAYGPISDNAGGIAEMAGMSHRIRERTDALDAAGNTTAAIGKGFAIGSAALVSLALFGAFVSRAAISTVDVLTPKVFIGLIVGAMLPYWFSAMTMKSVGSAALKMVEEVRRQFNTIPGLMEGTTKPDYATCVKISTDASIKEMIPPGALVMLTPLIVGILFGVETLSGVLAGALVSGVQIAISASNTGGAWDNAKKYIEAGASEHARTLGPKGSDPHKAAVIGDTIGDPLKDTSGPSLNILIKLMAVESLVFAPFFATHGGILFRWL